The region GAAATCCTTCGATACCTTCGCCCCCATGGGCCCGGTCATCGTCACTGCGGACGAGATCCCCGACCCCGGCTGCCTTGAAATCCGCACCACCCTGAACGGCGAGGTGGTGCAGCACTCCAACACCCGACACCTGATCTTCAGCGTAGCGGTACTGATCGAGTACCTTTCAGCCGGGGTGACCCTCGAGCCCGGCGATGTGATCACGACGGGCACTCCCGCCGGGGTCGGCTTCCGCCGCCAGCCGCCGCGCTTCCTGCGCGAGGGCGACACCGTGCGTATTGAAATCGAGCAGATCGGAGCGCTGGCGAACCCGGTGGTTGCGGTCTGAGGACCAGCGCAGCGGCGGCCGCTGTCAGTTGGCAAACTCGCGCTTTTTCAACTCGCGCACGTAGGCCGACAGCTTGGCATCGGCGGCCACGGCCTCGTCGATCTTTTGCTCGAAAACCCCGGCGGCTGCCTGCAGCGGGCCGAGATCGGCGGGGAGCTTGAGGAATGCGGTCGCTTGCATGAGCAGCGCCAGCGCCCCGCGCGGGTTGGGCAGCGCGGCGATGTAGTGCGGCAGCGCGGCCCACAGGCTTACGTGCGTCAGCCCCTCGCGCCGGCAGGCATCAACGAGCACGCCGACGATACCGGTCGGGCCTTCATAGCGTGTGCTGGTCAAGTCGAGTCGCCGCAGCAGTTCCGGATCGGAGGCGAAGGCCGTAATCGGCACCGGCCGCGAGTACAAGACTTCGGCGAGGTAGCCACCGAGGGTGACGACCACTTCCACCTCGCAGTCCTTGATCAAGCGCATGACGATGGCGCAGAAGGCTTTCCACTTGAGATGTGGTTCGGGGCCCCAGCCGAAGACCAGATCGCACGGTAGCGCCGGGTTGGCGGTGAAATGGAACTCGTTGGCAGTCCACTCCACCTGGCGCTGCAGCCCTTCGGTCAGCCGCACCTGTGGCCGCTGCACGGTGAAGTCATAGAACTCGTCGGGATCGATCGTGGCCAAAGGCTTGGCCGCGAACTGCTCGGCGAGATAGCGCACCGCCACCGAGGCCGATTGCCCGGCATCGTTCCAAC is a window of Deltaproteobacteria bacterium DNA encoding:
- a CDS encoding PAC2 family protein, whose translation is MNALHYHERPQLRQPALIMAFGGWNDAGQSASVAVRYLAEQFAAKPLATIDPDEFYDFTVQRPQVRLTEGLQRQVEWTANEFHFTANPALPCDLVFGWGPEPHLKWKAFCAIVMRLIKDCEVEVVVTLGGYLAEVLYSRPVPITAFASDPELLRRLDLTSTRYEGPTGIVGVLVDACRREGLTHVSLWAALPHYIAALPNPRGALALLMQATAFLKLPADLGPLQAAAGVFEQKIDEAVAADAKLSAYVRELKKREFAN